The Candidatus Thiodiazotropha endoloripes genome has a window encoding:
- the lpxL gene encoding LpxL/LpxP family Kdo(2)-lipid IV(A) lauroyl/palmitoleoyl acyltransferase, with protein sequence MAKRRKHSLYSPINWPAWMGLGLLWLISQWLPYRMALPLGRGIGRVVYRLSPKRRHIARVNLQICFADKSADEIERLLKQHFASLGVGMLMIGFAWWAKDSKLQPLVEIEGLEHLQNSLEQGRGVILLSAHFTDLEITGRLLSLFQPIAVMYRPHENPVIEWAFTRNRQQRFEAAIPRNEIRQVVRTLKKNLPVWYAPDQSFKGPNSTLAPFFGEPAGTNTATSRLAKISKADTILFSGYRKADESGYKLIIHPPLEDFPTEDLPADAARINGLIEQAVGYAPEQYLWIHRRFKKRKVIPDPY encoded by the coding sequence ATGGCAAAAAGGCGTAAACACTCACTCTACTCCCCGATAAACTGGCCTGCCTGGATGGGACTCGGCCTGCTGTGGCTGATCAGTCAGTGGCTGCCCTACCGCATGGCCCTGCCCCTGGGTCGGGGCATCGGCCGAGTGGTATACCGCCTCTCACCCAAACGCCGGCATATCGCCAGGGTCAATCTGCAGATCTGTTTTGCCGACAAATCGGCGGATGAAATCGAGCGCCTGCTGAAGCAGCATTTCGCCTCCCTGGGTGTCGGTATGCTGATGATCGGTTTTGCCTGGTGGGCGAAGGACAGCAAGCTGCAGCCGTTGGTGGAGATCGAAGGGCTGGAACACCTGCAAAACAGCCTGGAACAGGGCAGAGGGGTGATTCTGCTCTCCGCCCACTTTACCGACCTTGAGATCACCGGGCGGCTGTTGAGCCTGTTTCAGCCCATCGCCGTGATGTATCGCCCACATGAAAACCCGGTCATCGAGTGGGCCTTCACCCGTAACCGGCAACAGCGCTTCGAGGCGGCCATCCCGAGAAACGAGATCCGCCAGGTGGTGCGCACCTTGAAAAAGAATCTGCCGGTCTGGTACGCCCCGGACCAGAGTTTCAAAGGCCCCAACAGCACCCTGGCACCCTTCTTCGGCGAACCGGCCGGCACCAATACCGCCACCTCCCGGCTGGCCAAGATCAGCAAGGCCGACACCATCCTCTTCTCCGGCTATCGCAAGGCGGACGAGAGTGGCTACAAACTGATCATCCACCCTCCTCTGGAGGATTTTCCCACAGAGGACCTGCCGGCAGATGCAGCCCGCATCAATGGCCTGATCGAGCAGGCTGTTGGCTATGCCCCGGAGCAGTATCTGTGGATCCACCGACGTTTCAAGAAACGCAAGGTTATTCCAGACCCCTATTAG
- a CDS encoding iron chaperone has protein sequence MVKTVDRYIADLPEERKQRFMLLHQMIMSEYPDLIVDMHYKMPTYRLGEGWVALANQKNYISLYTCSATHIDAFKTKYPQIKTGKGCINFKDKDPLPLDDLVSVVHHAISEAKGH, from the coding sequence ATGGTGAAAACTGTCGATCGTTACATTGCTGATCTGCCTGAGGAGCGTAAACAACGTTTTATGCTTCTTCATCAGATGATAATGAGTGAGTATCCGGATCTGATCGTTGACATGCACTATAAGATGCCAACCTATCGACTGGGTGAAGGTTGGGTTGCGCTGGCCAATCAGAAAAACTATATCTCTCTCTATACCTGCAGTGCCACGCACATCGACGCCTTCAAAACAAAATATCCGCAAATCAAGACAGGTAAGGGTTGTATCAATTTCAAGGATAAGGATCCTCTGCCCCTAGACGATCTGGTATCGGTGGTTCATCACGCAATCTCCGAAGCGAAAGGCCATTGA
- a CDS encoding SRPBCC family protein, whose translation MRINALIPGYARQIVVTATPAITFQALTAEIDQWWTTNCNVITQVGDRVTFRFDSTYWVMEVVRLSENRLIELLCIEAHHLHEGLPASIEKEWEGTKLKWALKAVDGATQVDFIHEGLVSELDCYEICEQGWNFYFASSLKEYLETGRGSPYQSAET comes from the coding sequence ATGAGGATTAACGCCTTGATACCCGGCTATGCTCGTCAAATTGTCGTTACCGCCACACCGGCAATTACATTCCAGGCGCTTACGGCAGAGATCGATCAGTGGTGGACAACGAATTGCAATGTAATCACTCAGGTTGGTGATCGAGTCACTTTCAGGTTTGATTCAACCTATTGGGTAATGGAGGTGGTTCGATTGTCTGAGAACAGACTGATTGAGCTGCTTTGTATCGAAGCCCATCATCTCCATGAAGGTTTGCCTGCCTCAATCGAGAAGGAGTGGGAGGGAACAAAACTCAAGTGGGCGCTGAAAGCGGTTGATGGAGCTACTCAGGTTGATTTTATCCATGAGGGTCTTGTGTCTGAACTCGACTGCTATGAGATATGTGAGCAGGGCTGGAACTTCTACTTTGCCAGCAGTTTGAAAGAGTACCTTGAGACGGGTAGAGGATCTCCTTATCAGAGTGCTGAGACCTGA
- a CDS encoding TlpA family protein disulfide reductase, whose protein sequence is MTVGIDDERVFTLLGKKEPSPSLPILLDREVESLYDWQAKGLPITYVLDSEGLIRYRAVGGCEFNPASIHEKRLQLVDKK, encoded by the coding sequence GTGACTGTGGGTATAGACGATGAGCGGGTGTTTACTTTACTCGGGAAGAAGGAGCCTTCACCAAGCTTACCGATCCTGCTGGATAGGGAGGTAGAATCACTCTATGATTGGCAGGCCAAAGGGTTACCAATAACCTATGTTTTAGATAGCGAAGGCCTTATCCGCTATCGAGCGGTTGGTGGCTGTGAGTTCAATCCTGCCTCAATCCATGAAAAACGATTACAGCTAGTTGACAAAAAATAA
- a CDS encoding TfoX/Sxy family protein, whose product MSKLKGLGPKSEQALNEVGIRTRRQLEAIGAVGAYKRLLQSGGEKPSLNFLYAMVGALEERHWSEIAKQEKSRLLMELEDSQQLDRLLHQAETETDGELG is encoded by the coding sequence TTGAGCAAACTCAAAGGGCTTGGACCCAAGTCTGAACAGGCCCTCAACGAGGTGGGTATCAGAACCAGACGTCAACTGGAGGCCATCGGTGCGGTTGGTGCCTACAAAAGGTTGTTGCAATCCGGTGGAGAGAAGCCGAGCCTGAATTTTCTCTACGCCATGGTGGGTGCGCTGGAGGAGAGGCACTGGTCTGAAATCGCGAAGCAAGAGAAATCCAGGTTGCTGATGGAGCTGGAAGACAGTCAACAGCTGGATCGGTTACTGCATCAGGCTGAAACTGAGACCGATGGGGAGCTAGGGTGA
- the hldE gene encoding bifunctional D-glycero-beta-D-manno-heptose-7-phosphate kinase/D-glycero-beta-D-manno-heptose 1-phosphate adenylyltransferase HldE gives MQFQLPDFSKARVLVVGDLMLDRYWQGAAAKISPEAPVPVVHVHDTEERPGGGANVALNMTSLGVGVALCGLIGRDEAGERLAERLTESGVDCLLQVSESVPTITKLRVISQHQQLLRLDFEQPMWQVDLAEMGIHYQQHLADSDLVILSDYAKGTLQQPQELIRVARAAGVPVLVDPKGSDFEKYRDASLLTPNLKEFEAVVGHCETDQALNERGMALRETLNLDALLVTLSERGMLLIQKDAPPLHLPTRAREVYDVTGAGDTVIGVLGAGMAAGMPIHEAASLANVAAGLMVGKLGAGSVTLGELKGALSRQGDFDFHTIQTRESLCEASETARQLGERIVMTNGCFDILHEGHVRYLQQAKQLGDRLVVAVNDDDSVRRLKGEDRPINPLEQRMAVLAGLASVDWVVPFSEDTPESLICAVKPDLLVKGGDYKPEQIAGYECVVNNGGEVRVLDFLPGRSTSRIVEAMRDGQ, from the coding sequence ATGCAATTTCAACTTCCTGACTTCAGTAAGGCGCGTGTTCTGGTGGTGGGCGATCTGATGCTCGATCGCTACTGGCAGGGTGCGGCCGCCAAAATTTCACCCGAAGCCCCGGTACCGGTGGTGCATGTGCATGATACCGAAGAACGGCCCGGGGGTGGGGCCAATGTGGCGTTGAATATGACCAGCCTCGGGGTCGGGGTGGCACTGTGCGGTCTGATCGGCCGGGATGAGGCCGGCGAGCGACTGGCAGAACGGTTGACCGAGTCGGGTGTCGACTGTCTGCTGCAGGTCAGTGAGTCTGTGCCCACTATCACCAAACTGCGGGTGATCAGCCAGCATCAACAGCTGTTGCGGCTCGATTTCGAACAGCCCATGTGGCAGGTGGATCTGGCGGAAATGGGGATCCACTATCAACAGCATCTGGCCGACAGCGATCTGGTGATTCTCTCCGACTACGCCAAGGGGACACTGCAGCAACCCCAGGAGCTGATCCGTGTGGCCAGAGCCGCCGGGGTGCCGGTACTGGTGGATCCGAAGGGGAGTGATTTTGAGAAATATCGGGATGCCAGCCTGCTGACACCCAACCTGAAAGAGTTCGAGGCGGTGGTCGGTCACTGTGAGACCGATCAGGCGCTGAATGAGCGGGGCATGGCGCTACGCGAGACATTGAATCTGGATGCCCTGCTGGTGACCCTGAGTGAACGGGGTATGCTGCTGATTCAGAAAGATGCCCCGCCGCTGCATCTGCCCACCCGGGCCCGTGAAGTCTACGATGTGACCGGTGCCGGCGATACGGTGATCGGTGTCCTGGGGGCGGGGATGGCGGCCGGCATGCCGATCCATGAGGCGGCCAGTCTGGCGAATGTGGCGGCCGGCCTGATGGTGGGCAAGCTGGGTGCCGGCAGTGTCACCCTGGGTGAGCTGAAGGGGGCGCTGAGCCGTCAGGGGGATTTCGACTTTCATACCATCCAGACCCGGGAGAGTCTCTGCGAGGCGAGCGAAACGGCACGCCAGCTGGGGGAGCGGATTGTCATGACCAACGGCTGTTTCGACATCCTCCACGAGGGGCATGTGCGCTATCTGCAGCAGGCCAAGCAGCTGGGCGACCGGCTGGTGGTGGCGGTCAACGACGATGACTCTGTGCGCCGCCTGAAAGGTGAGGATCGACCCATCAATCCGCTTGAGCAGCGGATGGCGGTGCTGGCCGGTCTCGCCTCGGTGGACTGGGTGGTGCCGTTCAGTGAGGATACCCCGGAGTCCCTGATCTGTGCGGTCAAACCCGATCTGCTGGTGAAGGGTGGCGACTACAAACCGGAGCAGATCGCCGGGTATGAGTGTGTGGTCAACAACGGCGGGGAGGTGCGGGTACTCGATTTTCTGCCCGGCCGCTCCACCAGTCGAAT
- a CDS encoding PH domain-containing protein produces MSELYSEHPVMFKNNPIGFIVSIILIPVFGVGLVILLVWHLQNKASKLTINDTEILYEKGLLSKERSEVNISSVRTTKVKQSFFDRIFGVGAIEIYTAGDSPEIVAKGLPDPNRISEIIRPRKDDQ; encoded by the coding sequence ATGAGTGAGCTGTACTCAGAGCATCCTGTCATGTTCAAAAACAATCCGATAGGGTTTATTGTTTCTATCATCCTGATACCGGTGTTTGGTGTTGGCCTGGTGATTCTGCTTGTCTGGCATCTGCAAAACAAAGCCTCCAAATTAACCATTAACGATACTGAAATCCTCTATGAAAAGGGACTCCTGAGTAAAGAGCGCTCGGAGGTCAATATCAGCAGTGTGAGAACAACCAAGGTGAAACAATCCTTTTTCGATCGTATTTTCGGCGTTGGTGCGATTGAGATTTATACTGCTGGCGATAGCCCGGAGATCGTGGCGAAAGGTCTGCCTGATCCAAATAGGATCAGTGAGATTATCCGTCCCAGGAAAGATGATCAATGA
- a CDS encoding cupin domain-containing protein, with product MMQQIRHLDSDREFYIEERCHIIELSNSADDPDCSIARARVEPGVTTCWHRLSETAERYLIVSGAGRVEIGELPAATVQPGDLVTIPPMTPQRITNTSSEDLIFYAICTPRFLPENYQPLESAE from the coding sequence ATGATGCAACAAATCAGGCACCTGGATTCAGACCGGGAGTTCTATATTGAGGAGCGGTGCCATATCATCGAGCTGAGCAATAGCGCTGATGACCCTGATTGCTCCATCGCCAGAGCAAGGGTTGAGCCGGGTGTGACAACCTGCTGGCACCGCCTGTCGGAAACGGCGGAGCGATACCTTATCGTCAGTGGGGCGGGTCGTGTGGAGATCGGTGAGCTACCCGCAGCCACCGTTCAGCCGGGAGATCTGGTCACGATTCCGCCGATGACCCCTCAGAGGATCACCAATACCAGCTCAGAGGATCTGATCTTTTATGCCATCTGCACCCCCCGTTTTTTGCCAGAAAACTATCAGCCGCTTGAGTCTGCTGAGTGA
- a CDS encoding GNAT family N-acetyltransferase, whose product MITRPYKHSDYEFCEALVSQAWGFDEIFKPADLSALAKIIYTKGSLVSSNYRRVVEDDGRLVGFIFGYNEYVGKPKGKLLFTLQILWRLLTVRGDRPEDTKSLIQAIQEHQKNRAAIVGQGRSEIVLFVVAEEYQGVGVGSSLWCGFESFCKSGNVREIIVETNRMGASGFYEKLGFELIADFDSPLHEYATKGGQACMYEYHTGQSSGIC is encoded by the coding sequence ATGATCACAAGACCTTACAAGCATTCGGATTATGAATTTTGTGAAGCGCTGGTTAGTCAGGCCTGGGGCTTCGATGAGATTTTTAAACCCGCTGATCTGTCGGCCCTGGCGAAGATTATCTATACCAAGGGCTCTCTGGTCAGCAGTAATTATCGAAGGGTTGTCGAAGATGACGGCCGCTTGGTCGGATTCATTTTCGGCTATAATGAATATGTAGGTAAGCCAAAAGGCAAGCTGTTGTTCACCCTGCAAATATTGTGGCGACTTTTGACGGTCAGGGGGGACAGGCCGGAGGATACGAAAAGCCTGATTCAGGCAATTCAAGAGCACCAGAAGAACAGGGCAGCCATTGTCGGGCAGGGCAGAAGTGAAATTGTCTTGTTTGTGGTGGCCGAAGAGTATCAGGGCGTGGGTGTCGGCAGTAGTCTGTGGTGCGGGTTTGAATCGTTCTGCAAGTCCGGCAATGTGCGGGAGATCATTGTGGAGACCAACCGGATGGGAGCCAGTGGTTTCTATGAAAAACTGGGGTTTGAATTGATTGCGGATTTTGATTCACCTCTGCATGAATATGCCACCAAAGGTGGTCAGGCCTGTATGTATGAATATCACACTGGGCAATCGTCGGGGATATGTTGA
- a CDS encoding HD domain-containing protein, which produces MRIETEISLLEDILSGWQSLIGEEYQGYRNHVYRMVHFCQMLSDGDEEARQKILIAGAFHDLGIWIEDTVDYIPPSLPPMLEYLQSRGLEAWSEEIRLMITEHHKLRPYNDQAQLLVECFRQGDLVDFSIGLFRFGLAKAQVEEVKATFPNAGFHAALARRAGRWFLKHPFDPLPMMKW; this is translated from the coding sequence GTGAGGATTGAAACCGAAATTAGTCTGCTTGAGGATATCCTCAGCGGATGGCAATCACTGATCGGCGAGGAGTATCAGGGCTATCGAAATCATGTCTACAGGATGGTCCACTTCTGTCAGATGCTGAGCGATGGGGATGAAGAGGCCCGGCAGAAGATTCTGATTGCCGGGGCGTTCCACGATCTGGGGATCTGGATCGAGGATACGGTGGACTATATTCCCCCATCACTACCGCCGATGTTGGAGTATCTGCAAAGCCGTGGGCTTGAGGCCTGGTCGGAAGAGATCAGGCTGATGATCACCGAGCACCATAAACTCCGCCCCTATAACGATCAGGCGCAGCTTCTGGTGGAGTGCTTCAGGCAAGGGGATCTGGTCGATTTTTCAATCGGGCTGTTCCGCTTCGGCCTTGCAAAGGCGCAGGTAGAGGAGGTCAAAGCGACTTTTCCCAATGCGGGTTTTCATGCGGCACTGGCCAGGCGGGCCGGTCGATGGTTTTTGAAACACCCCTTTGATCCGCTGCCCATGATGAAGTGGTAA